From one Methanobacterium bryantii genomic stretch:
- a CDS encoding LemA family protein yields MWNEIGFLIVVLIIGGLAGAVIVMYNSLIKLRNGADNAWSQINVQLERRADLVSNLVETVKGYAKHEKTTLKGVTEARTGLSNAETVKENEKANTHLTKTLKSLFAVAEAYPDLKADESFEDLMKQLSETENQIAYYRQLYNDVVWQYNNKCQMFPSNIVANFFGFEEERYFEINEAEKTVPHVDFASDDTLEAENI; encoded by the coding sequence ATGTGGAATGAAATAGGCTTCCTGATAGTCGTTTTAATTATTGGAGGATTAGCCGGAGCTGTTATAGTTATGTATAACAGTTTAATTAAGCTTAGAAACGGTGCAGATAATGCATGGTCACAAATTAATGTTCAATTAGAACGAAGAGCAGATTTAGTATCTAACCTGGTTGAAACAGTGAAAGGATATGCTAAACATGAAAAAACTACACTTAAAGGAGTTACTGAAGCACGAACAGGGCTATCAAATGCGGAAACTGTAAAAGAAAATGAAAAAGCAAATACTCATCTAACTAAAACTTTAAAAAGCTTATTTGCAGTTGCAGAAGCTTATCCGGATTTAAAAGCTGACGAAAGTTTCGAAGATCTAATGAAACAGCTGTCTGAAACCGAAAACCAAATTGCATATTACCGTCAATTGTACAATGATGTGGTATGGCAATATAACAATAAATGCCAGATGTTTCCAAGCAATATCGTTGCCAACTTCTTTGGATTTGAAGAAGAAAGATATTTTGAAATTAATGAAGCTGAAAAAACAGTTCCACATGTGGATTTCGCAAGCGATGATACTTTAGAAGCCGAAAACATTTAA
- a CDS encoding TIGR04083 family peptide-modifying radical SAM enzyme: MAFHVMIIPTLGCPSECNYCWSSQEGSPVMSVETVEEIVNWLKTFRNEPVTFTFHGGEPLLAGLDFYKKALPMLKNGLNDLKPAFALQTNLWNMTDELAELFSEYNIPIGSSLDGPKELNDFQRGKGYYERTMRGYEIAKAHGLKVSFISTFTSYSIDYKEDIFNFFLEKGLTLKLHPALPSLRSEDPTKWAIDPQKYGELLIYLLDKYLENMGEIEIMNIDHLCKCVLTRRGTVCTYVDCMGDTFAVGPDGSIYPCYRFVGMPEYVMGNVSDHPTVEDLSKSAPAKLLDEFKEYVDKECKRCSYMKFCRGGCPYNALKINEETNKAEIDGVDPHCDAYKIIFKEITDRVNKEFLSSQGMMAFGAGKPEEKVQKPGIMSIMLKRI, from the coding sequence ATGGCTTTTCATGTAATGATAATTCCTACTTTGGGCTGTCCTTCTGAGTGCAACTACTGCTGGAGTTCGCAGGAGGGATCTCCTGTAATGAGCGTTGAAACTGTTGAAGAAATCGTTAACTGGCTTAAGACATTCCGCAACGAACCAGTTACATTTACATTTCATGGGGGAGAACCGCTACTTGCGGGTTTGGATTTTTATAAAAAAGCGTTGCCAATGCTTAAAAATGGTTTGAATGATCTGAAACCTGCATTTGCCCTTCAGACTAATCTATGGAATATGACAGATGAACTTGCTGAACTTTTCAGCGAGTATAATATTCCAATAGGTTCAAGTTTAGACGGGCCTAAGGAACTTAATGACTTTCAGAGAGGGAAAGGTTATTATGAAAGGACCATGAGGGGCTATGAAATTGCAAAGGCACATGGTTTAAAAGTCAGTTTTATTTCTACATTTACTTCTTATTCTATAGATTATAAAGAGGATATCTTTAATTTTTTCCTTGAAAAAGGTTTGACACTTAAATTACACCCTGCTTTACCTTCACTGCGCAGTGAAGACCCTACTAAATGGGCTATTGATCCGCAAAAGTATGGGGAGCTTTTGATCTATCTTTTAGACAAATATTTAGAAAATATGGGCGAAATTGAAATTATGAACATAGACCATCTCTGCAAATGTGTACTTACTCGTAGGGGAACTGTCTGTACTTATGTGGACTGTATGGGAGATACATTTGCTGTAGGGCCTGATGGGAGTATATATCCTTGCTATAGATTTGTAGGAATGCCTGAGTACGTGATGGGTAATGTCAGTGACCACCCAACAGTTGAGGATCTCTCTAAATCTGCACCTGCAAAGCTTCTTGATGAATTTAAGGAATATGTAGATAAAGAATGCAAAAGATGTTCATATATGAAGTTTTGTAGAGGCGGATGTCCTTATAATGCTTTAAAAATTAATGAAGAAACTAATAAGGCGGAAATTGATGGTGTGGACCCTCACTGTGATGCGTATAAAATAATATTTAAGGAAATTACAGATCGTGTAAATAAAGAGTTTTTGTCATCACAGGGTATGATGGCATTTGGGGCAGGGAAACCCGAGGAAAAAGTGCAAAAGCCGGGGATAATGTCAATAATGCTTAAGCGTATTTAA
- a CDS encoding TIGR04165 family Cys-rich peptide — protein MKTEELSKKCPKCGCKDKHIIQNDSTGMLVGVEYKHSGSKVPKGSKFRCTECGYVFE, from the coding sequence ATGAAAACAGAAGAATTAAGCAAAAAATGTCCTAAATGCGGTTGTAAAGATAAACATATCATACAAAATGATTCAACAGGGATGCTTGTAGGTGTTGAATACAAACACTCCGGATCCAAAGTCCCAAAGGGATCTAAATTCCGCTGCACTGAGTGCGGATACGTATTTGAATAA
- a CDS encoding TIGR04165 family Cys-rich peptide translates to MKIGDLAKKCPKCGGVDKTVKRNIETEHHAHATTGAVICTKCGYVFKSKKDEEEE, encoded by the coding sequence ATGAAAATAGGTGACTTGGCTAAAAAATGCCCTAAATGTGGCGGTGTAGATAAAACAGTTAAAAGAAATATAGAAACTGAACATCATGCTCATGCAACAACAGGGGCAGTGATTTGTACTAAATGCGGATATGTATTTAAATCAAAGAAAGATGAGGAAGAAGAGTAA